In one Lolium rigidum isolate FL_2022 chromosome 3, APGP_CSIRO_Lrig_0.1, whole genome shotgun sequence genomic region, the following are encoded:
- the LOC124695979 gene encoding antimicrobial peptides-like, giving the protein MGSQGNGGVVWCLLLAGLLLVAVAAAEVEAGRDPREDVEWCKKDCDWKGVHVAQCKKQCHEKYGQQEDAVIKEVKTEREDLGRCKTECERMAGQQQQVAQCKKQCHEKYGQQQEESHGGECESRCQKECQHHTHDYERKQCIRDCKEKQRGGGGSGAGGRGREGDERQHAWETVAAAILHAV; this is encoded by the coding sequence ATGGGTTCCCAGGGGAATGGTGGTGTGGTGTGGTGTCTCCTGCTCGCCGGGCTCCTCCTGGTGGCTGTGGCGGCCGCGGAGGTGGAGGCCGGGCGGGACCCGAGGGAGGATGTCGAGTGGTGCAAGAAGGACTGCGATTGGAAGGGCGTGCATGTGGCGCAGTGCAAGAAGCAGTGCCATGAGAAGTACGGCCAGCAGGAGGATGCCGTCATCAAGGAGGTGAAGACCGAGCGGGAGGATCTCGGACGGTGCAAGACGGAATGCGAGCGGATGGCTGGACAACAGCAACAGGTGGCGCAATGCAAGAAGCAGTGCCACGAGAAGTACGGCCAGCAGCAAGAGGAGAGCCACGGTGGCGAGTGCGAGTCCCGCTGCCAAAAGGAATGCCAGCACCACACCCACGACTACGAGAGGAAGCAGTGCATCCGAGACTGCAAAGAGAAGcagcgcggtggcggtggcagcgGCGCCGGTGGCCGTGGCCGCGAGGGCGACGAGCGCCAGCACGCCTGGGAGACGGTGGCTGCAGCCATCCTTCACGCGGtgtaa